Genomic segment of Thauera sp. K11:
TTGGAAAGCCAGTACCAGCTCTCCAAGGTGAAGACGGAGGACGGCATCGTCGCCAGGAAAGCCGCCCTGTACGGCAGGTTCCCCGTCAGGGAAATGATCCGGCGGGGCTGGGTCCAGGCCAGCGAGAGCGTCGAAGTCCTGGAGGCTCGTTTCTGCGATTTTTTCCGGATTCCGGACGTCAGCGTCCAGCCCGAGCTTGTCCATAACGCGAAGAAGACGCACGCGCACCTCGAGGCCACGCCCCTGCAGATGGCTTGGCTGTTCCGCGTCCGGACTTTGGCCGAGAAACAGGTCGTCCCCGCGTATTCCAGGGAGAAGCTGGCCGCTGCCGTCGAAAAGCTGAAAGCCCTCCTCCTCGCACCGGAAGAGGCGCGCCACGCACCGCGGATCCTGGCGGAGGCTGGCGTCCGGCTGGTTTTCGTAGAAGCCATGCCGGGGTCGAAGATCGACGGGGCCACATTCTGGCTCGACGACGAGAAGCCCGTCATCGGTATGACTCTCAGGTTCGATCGCATCGACAACTTCTGGTTCGTGCTCCGACACGAGATCGAACACGTGCTCCGTGAAGACGGGAAGGCTGACGCGGACGTGCTCATCGACTCGGACCTCGGCAGCGAAACGGACGGGATCGCCGAGTGCGAGGGACGAGCGAACGAAGCAGGGGCCGACTTCTGCGTACAGAAAGGACAGCTCGACGATTTCGTCGCCCGCGTCCAGCCGTACTTCTCCGAAAAGAAGGTCTTGCTCTTCGCGCAGCGTATCAACGTGCATCCCGGCCTCGTCGTAGGCCAGCTCCAGCGCCGTCTCAAGCGGCACGATTTTCTAAGGAAACACCAGGTGAAGGTTCGGGACTTCGCGCTCCAAGCCGCCGACTCGGACGGATGGGGTTCCTTTTCGGAATAGGATGAAGGAGGAAGAATGTCCGCTTACGCCAACGAAGTTAAGGCCTATCTCGAGCGATACCAGAAGGAAGTCGACGGGAGCGGCCTGCTTGATCCGCACGCAGTCGCGGAATGGGCATACGGACGTCGACGTTTACAACGACAAGAACCCTGCGCAGGCGCCGATCCAAATTCCCTTGGATTTCACTCTCGACGTCGAAGAACTCCAGCTTCCGTACAAAGGGAAAAAGGCGGCCTGAAGACGGAGCGCGATTCCTTTCTTACGACATCACCACAACCGGTTTCATGTTCAGATACGCCGACAAGTCCTCCGGACTCCTCTTCTCCTCCCAAGGCCTCAGCGACCTGACGGCAAAACTCGCGAAGAGGCTCCGGGACGAGGTCGAGTCAATCGACGCGAACCGGCTCCTCAACACGGCGCCGGCCGATCTCGCCGCCTACCTGGCGGAGAAGTACCGCCTCGACCCACCGGCCCTCCGCCGGGACGAATGGAGCGCGGAAGAGTCCGAAACAAAAATCGACGTCAGCGGGGATCAGAACCGCTGGATCAGCGACCGGAGCCGGCCCTTCTACGTCCCCGGCCAGAGGATCGACGTCGAAGTGCCGTTCGACGGGGATCCGGAGCTCTTCTACATCCGTCCGAGCCAGTTCTCGCTCTCCCCTCCCCGGGCCGCCGTCCGGGGACGGTCGCTTCTCCTTTCGTTCGAGATTCCGCATGAACAAGAGCGGGACGTCCGGTCGGAAACTGACCGTTCCCTCGCCGAAATCGAGCAGAACCTCTCCCGGATCCGCGGCGAAGCGGACCAATACAACCGGAGCCTCCCCTACGAGGCGGAGACGGCGGTCTCGAACCGCCGTGCCCGGCTGCTCGCCAACCAGGGCCGCGTCGCGGCGCTCGGGATCCCGCTCAAGAAAAGGGCGGGAGCCCCTTCGACGTATGCCATACCGGACGTGCGGAGGAGGATCGTCCCGACCCTGCCCCCGGCGGCCTCCGTCCCGTACG
This window contains:
- a CDS encoding HigA family addiction module antitoxin yields the protein MNARVPAEVFPPGEFLREELEARDWSQQELAEIMGRPPRLISELISGKRAVTPETAKGLAEAFGTSPDYWMSLESQYQLSKVKTEDGIVARKAALYGRFPVREMIRRGWVQASESVEVLEARFCDFFRIPDVSVQPELVHNAKKTHAHLEATPLQMAWLFRVRTLAEKQVVPAYSREKLAAAVEKLKALLLAPEEARHAPRILAEAGVRLVFVEAMPGSKIDGATFWLDDEKPVIGMTLRFDRIDNFWFVLRHEIEHVLREDGKADADVLIDSDLGSETDGIAECEGRANEAGADFCVQKGQLDDFVARVQPYFSEKKVLLFAQRINVHPGLVVGQLQRRLKRHDFLRKHQVKVRDFALQAADSDGWGSFSE